TATTATTAATTTCACTGTGCGCCACGGCAGGAAAAACCGCAAAACTATTCGATGCTGCAACGCCGAAATAGCGTGAAACTTCACAGATTTGTCATAAATCTCGGCTGAGAAATTTTGGGCGAATACTCGCGCGTGAAACGCTTAGCTTTTTGGAAGTAAAATCACCACTTCGTCGGGCTGCATCATGCCCATCATGCGGCGCATTTGCTCGTCGAGCAAATCGAGATCCAGTGAATCATCGCGCATGTGGCGCACGCGCTGTTCCATCGCCACGCGCTTCATTTTCGTTTCCTGCAGTTGTGTTTGCAGCACTTCGTGTTCATGCGTTTCACGTATCAACGCAAACAGGCCGCGCTCACCATGCATCACGTGATAGGCGAGATAAAATACGGCGCAAACAATCAATAGCGGCCGCATGAGCCGCATTGGTGATAGTTTCTGTACTGCCGCACGCCTCATTAGACGTAAGCCCCTGTAATGTAATACACATATCGTTTATTATGAACGATTGTACAATTATTATTGCTGTCAAATACCTATAATTTATAACAGCTTAGGAGCGATTTTTATAGTGCTATGTGGTGGTTCACGAACTTTGTGGAACAAAATAGCCTTTCGTGATTATCCGCACGTATAGCATAAGCGAAAGGTAGCTTATTTTTCAATAAGCTACCTCGCGTGGCAGTTTTGTAACTAGGTGCAAAACATATTACCAGTGACCATGTCCGTGGCCATGCTTGCGATGCCCCCAACCATACCCATGATTACGGTAACCACGGTGGCGGTCCCAACGATCACCTGAGTTGTAGATGAAGCTGAAGGATGATGTGCGAGGATAGTACGGGCGCGAGTAGCTATTGTAATAGGTAACAGGCTGCACGTAACTCACGGGCTGCACATAGGTGACCGTGGGTGCAGCTTGAATGGTTGGCTGCTGTACGATTTGCCATGCGCCGTCG
This sequence is a window from Alphaproteobacteria bacterium. Protein-coding genes within it:
- a CDS encoding septum formation initiator family protein, yielding MRPLLIVCAVFYLAYHVMHGERGLFALIRETHEHEVLQTQLQETKMKRVAMEQRVRHMRDDSLDLDLLDEQMRRMMGMMQPDEVVILLPKS